From a region of the [Eubacterium] eligens ATCC 27750 genome:
- a CDS encoding phosphate/phosphite/phosphonate ABC transporter substrate-binding protein encodes MKLTKYLKKGMAVLLTATFCMGLSAGLTGCGKDTTKEDSKDIDTFRIMIAPYQDADTLLTGLEPLGGMIKDELATQGYNVGNVEITVGTSYSAVGEALSAGTADAGFISGGTYVTYDDDCDVLLTAQRKAINKDSLNAKDWNDGTEEAFTDNLTTYYRSIILAGPSAKGQELAAKVNAGQKLTWDDLNGATWAVMGASSASGYIYPSLWLYNNYGKQISDLANVVQSDSYTTSMSRLAAGQVDVIVGFAHMRAKYAANWMSKFGGTDDCYKQTAVLAVTDQIMDDTICVSKNSDIMSEGFKKAFADACINIGKSEDGLKVLNVLSHIGYQYAQSSDYDAERAAQNMLKK; translated from the coding sequence ATGAAATTAACAAAATATTTGAAAAAAGGAATGGCTGTGTTACTTACAGCGACATTTTGCATGGGATTATCAGCAGGGCTGACAGGCTGTGGAAAAGATACAACTAAAGAAGATTCTAAGGATATTGATACATTCAGAATAATGATTGCACCGTATCAGGATGCTGATACGCTGCTTACAGGACTTGAGCCTCTTGGCGGCATGATTAAAGATGAACTTGCTACACAGGGGTATAATGTAGGCAATGTTGAGATTACAGTAGGAACTTCTTACAGTGCAGTAGGAGAAGCTTTAAGTGCCGGAACAGCAGATGCAGGATTTATTTCTGGCGGAACTTATGTTACATATGATGATGACTGTGATGTTCTGCTTACTGCACAGAGAAAAGCTATTAACAAGGATTCTCTTAATGCCAAGGACTGGAATGATGGAACGGAGGAAGCATTTACAGATAATCTTACAACATATTATCGTTCAATAATTCTTGCAGGACCAAGTGCTAAGGGACAGGAGCTTGCTGCCAAGGTCAATGCAGGACAGAAGCTTACATGGGATGATTTGAATGGTGCAACATGGGCTGTAATGGGTGCTTCATCAGCATCAGGTTATATATACCCAAGTCTGTGGCTTTACAATAATTATGGGAAGCAGATAAGTGACCTTGCCAATGTCGTACAGTCTGATTCGTATACAACATCTATGTCAAGGCTTGCAGCAGGACAGGTTGATGTTATTGTCGGATTTGCACATATGAGAGCAAAATATGCAGCTAACTGGATGAGCAAATTCGGTGGTACAGATGATTGTTATAAACAGACTGCAGTTTTGGCAGTGACAGATCAGATAATGGATGATACAATATGTGTTAGTAAGAATTCAGATATTATGTCAGAAGGCTTTAAGAAAGCATTTGCAGATGCTTGTATTAATATAGGAAAAAGTGAAGACGGACTTAAAGTTTTGAATGTATTAAGCCATATTGGATATCAGTATGCCCAAAGCTCTGATTATGATGCAGAGCGTGCGGCACAGAATATGTTAAAGAAATAA
- the bioB gene encoding biotin synthase BioB, translating into MTPLELAEEIINGRRITRQDDLTFFLSCDLDELCVGADRIRKHFVGDKVDLCSIINGRSGKCPEDCKYCAQSAHNHTDCEVYDFLPEEDIVKACKLNESEGVDRFSIVTAGKALTGEEFEKAVHAYEIMNKECDIELCASMGFLNAEQLHRLHEAGVTSYHHNIETSRRNFPNICTTHTYDMKIETLKLVKAEGMWACSGGIIGMGEDWEDRLDMAISLAEVGVDSIPLNALMPIKGTPLENERRLTEPEILRTIAFFRYINPEADIRLGAGRALLTGDGIKAFQSGASATITGNMLTTVACATIRSDKNMLKEIGRETK; encoded by the coding sequence ATGACACCATTAGAACTGGCTGAAGAGATTATTAATGGAAGAAGAATTACAAGACAGGATGATTTAACATTTTTCCTTAGTTGTGACTTAGATGAGCTTTGCGTGGGTGCGGACAGAATAAGAAAGCATTTTGTTGGGGATAAGGTTGACTTATGTTCTATAATTAATGGAAGAAGTGGCAAATGTCCAGAAGACTGTAAGTACTGTGCACAGTCAGCACATAACCATACAGATTGTGAAGTGTATGATTTTCTTCCAGAAGAGGATATTGTAAAGGCATGTAAGCTGAATGAGTCAGAAGGTGTTGATCGTTTCTCGATTGTTACGGCTGGAAAAGCTCTTACCGGTGAGGAATTTGAAAAGGCTGTTCATGCTTATGAAATTATGAATAAAGAATGTGATATTGAGCTGTGTGCATCTATGGGATTTCTTAATGCTGAGCAGCTTCACAGACTTCATGAAGCAGGTGTTACAAGTTATCACCATAATATTGAGACTTCAAGAAGAAATTTCCCTAATATATGCACTACACATACATATGATATGAAGATTGAAACTTTAAAGCTTGTAAAAGCAGAAGGTATGTGGGCATGTTCAGGTGGTATAATAGGAATGGGCGAAGACTGGGAAGACAGACTTGATATGGCAATAAGTCTTGCGGAAGTTGGAGTTGACTCTATTCCTCTTAATGCACTTATGCCAATTAAGGGTACACCTCTTGAGAATGAGAGAAGACTTACTGAGCCTGAGATATTAAGAACAATAGCATTCTTTAGATATATTAACCCGGAGGCTGATATAAGACTTGGTGCAGGAAGAGCACTTCTTACAGGAGACGGAATCAAGGCATTTCAGTCTGGTGCGTCTGCTACTATTACAGGTAATATGCTTACTACTGTTGCATGTGCTACAATTAGAAGCGATAAGAATATGTTAAAGGAAATTGGAAGAGAGACAAAATAA
- a CDS encoding PocR ligand-binding domain-containing protein has translation MKIQDFADMEKFESIMSDWAVATGLATVAVGADGKYISECYNFTDFCMKLTRGSKEGCRRCEKCDAEGQGVYHCHAGLVDFGIPLKLSDGTVLGSVIGGQVLPEHPDEEKFRGVARELGINEDEYIEALGKVTVRTETEINAAANLLGAVLNNFINSEYNSKYNGQLITKLTGGVKSCEEYVRDIKENTKQLDGIQRKQNILALNASIEAARAGEAGKGFSVVALEVGKLAKSCTDLNNRITSTVENISDVIHDMADIGNR, from the coding sequence ATGAAGATTCAAGATTTTGCTGATATGGAGAAATTTGAATCAATTATGTCTGACTGGGCTGTGGCAACAGGATTAGCTACGGTTGCAGTTGGAGCTGATGGGAAGTATATTTCCGAATGTTACAACTTTACAGATTTCTGTATGAAGCTTACCAGAGGAAGTAAGGAAGGATGCAGAAGATGTGAAAAATGTGATGCTGAAGGACAAGGTGTATATCATTGCCATGCTGGACTTGTGGATTTTGGTATTCCGCTTAAGTTAAGCGATGGTACAGTGCTTGGCTCTGTAATCGGAGGTCAGGTTTTACCTGAGCATCCAGATGAAGAGAAATTCAGAGGCGTTGCAAGAGAACTGGGTATTAATGAGGATGAGTATATTGAGGCGTTAGGAAAAGTTACAGTAAGAACAGAGACGGAGATTAATGCAGCAGCTAACCTGCTAGGAGCAGTACTTAATAATTTTATTAATTCAGAATATAATTCTAAGTACAATGGACAATTGATTACAAAGCTTACAGGTGGTGTTAAGAGCTGTGAAGAGTATGTGAGAGATATCAAGGAGAATACCAAGCAGCTTGATGGCATACAGAGAAAGCAGAATATTCTTGCACTTAATGCATCTATTGAGGCTGCAAGAGCCGGTGAGGCGGGAAAAGGCTTTTCAGTTGTAGCATTAGAGGTAGGAAAGCTTGCTAAGAGCTGTACAGATCTTAATAACAGAATAACCTCAACAGTAGAAAATATATCTGATGTTATACATGATATGGCAGATATAGGTAATAGATAA
- a CDS encoding phosphoribosylaminoimidazolecarboxamide formyltransferase encodes MNEFQLKYGCNPNQKPSRIFMEDGSDLPVEILNGRPGYINFLDAFNGYQLVKELKKATGLPAATSFKHVSPAGAAVGLPLTDVEKKIYWVDEAIGELSPIACAYARARGADRMSSFGDFISLSDVCDVATAKLIQHEVSDGIVAPGYEPEALEILKSKKKGNYNIIKIDPEYKPEPIERKQVFGVTFEQGRNEFVIDKELLSNVVTENKEIPESAKIDMIIALITLKYTQSNSVCYVKNGQAIGIGAGQQSRIHCTRLAGQKADNWYLRQNPKVLNLPFKEGVGRADRDNAIDLYIGDEYEDILNDWERVFTEKPSVFTTEEKKEWLAGNTDVTIGSDAFFPFGDNIERAYKSGVKYVAQPGGSVRDDQVIETANKRGMAMCFTGMRLFHH; translated from the coding sequence ATGAACGAATTTCAGTTAAAATACGGATGCAACCCTAATCAGAAGCCTTCAAGAATATTTATGGAAGACGGAAGTGACCTTCCTGTAGAGATTCTTAACGGCAGACCAGGATATATTAATTTTCTTGATGCATTTAACGGATACCAGCTTGTTAAGGAATTAAAGAAGGCTACAGGACTTCCAGCAGCTACATCTTTCAAGCATGTATCTCCAGCAGGTGCAGCAGTAGGACTTCCTCTTACAGATGTCGAGAAGAAGATTTACTGGGTTGATGAAGCAATCGGAGAATTAAGCCCAATCGCATGTGCGTATGCAAGAGCAAGAGGCGCAGACAGAATGTCATCTTTCGGTGATTTCATATCATTATCAGATGTATGTGATGTTGCTACAGCAAAGCTTATCCAGCATGAGGTTTCAGATGGTATTGTTGCACCTGGCTATGAACCGGAGGCACTTGAGATATTAAAGTCTAAGAAGAAGGGTAATTATAATATCATTAAGATTGACCCTGAGTATAAGCCTGAACCAATCGAGAGAAAGCAGGTGTTTGGCGTAACATTTGAGCAGGGAAGAAATGAGTTCGTTATTGATAAGGAGCTTTTATCAAATGTTGTAACAGAGAACAAGGAAATTCCTGAATCAGCTAAGATTGATATGATTATTGCACTTATAACACTTAAGTATACACAGTCTAATTCTGTATGCTATGTTAAGAATGGACAGGCAATCGGTATCGGAGCAGGACAGCAGTCAAGAATCCATTGTACAAGACTTGCAGGACAGAAGGCAGATAACTGGTATCTCCGCCAGAATCCAAAGGTCCTTAATCTTCCATTTAAGGAAGGCGTAGGCCGTGCTGACAGAGATAATGCAATTGACCTTTATATTGGTGATGAGTATGAAGATATTCTCAATGACTGGGAGAGAGTATTCACAGAGAAACCATCTGTATTTACAACAGAGGAAAAGAAGGAATGGCTAGCAGGCAATACTGATGTAACAATCGGTTCAGATGCATTCTTCCCATTTGGAGATAATATAGAAAGAGCATATAAGTCAGGCGTTAAGTATGTAGCACAGCCTGGTGGTTCTGTAAGAGATGATCAGGTTATTGAAACAGCCAATAAGCGTGGAATGGCTATGTGCTTTACAGGAATGAGACTGTTCCATCATTAA
- a CDS encoding IMP cyclohydrolase, with protein MTIKNLSEELSGCAYPGRGIVAGMSEDGKKAVSAYFIMGRSESSRNRVFVQDGEGIRTEAFDPSTLLVAPELIIYAPVRVLGNNTIVTNGDQTDTVYDGLSEGKTFEESLRVRKYEHDAPNYTPRISSVLHVENNEYSYAMSILKSHNGNPDICERHTYTYDAAFAGEGHYIHTYMGDGNPLPSYEGEPTWVKISGDIEEFTQMIWDNLNADNKVSLFVRYIDIATGEYETRIINKNVK; from the coding sequence ATGACAATTAAGAACCTTTCAGAGGAATTATCAGGATGTGCTTATCCGGGCAGAGGAATTGTTGCCGGTATGTCAGAGGATGGTAAGAAGGCAGTTTCAGCTTACTTTATTATGGGAAGAAGCGAGAGCAGCCGTAACCGTGTATTTGTACAGGACGGAGAGGGTATCAGAACAGAAGCTTTTGACCCATCAACACTTTTAGTTGCACCAGAGCTTATTATCTATGCCCCTGTAAGAGTACTTGGCAATAATACTATAGTTACTAATGGAGACCAGACTGATACGGTTTATGATGGCCTTTCAGAAGGAAAAACATTTGAAGAATCTTTAAGAGTAAGAAAATATGAGCATGATGCACCTAACTATACGCCAAGAATTTCAAGTGTGCTTCATGTTGAGAATAATGAATATTCATATGCAATGTCAATATTAAAGAGCCATAATGGTAATCCTGACATCTGTGAAAGACACACATATACATATGATGCAGCATTTGCAGGAGAAGGACATTATATCCATACATATATGGGTGATGGCAATCCACTTCCAAGCTATGAGGGAGAACCTACATGGGTTAAGATATCAGGTGATATTGAAGAATTCACACAGATGATCTGGGATAATCTTAATGCAGATAACAAGGTTTCACTTTTTGTAAGATATATTGATATTGCTACAGGTGAATACGAAACAAGAATTATTAACAAGAATGTAAAGTAA